The sequence below is a genomic window from Deltaproteobacteria bacterium.
GGCGGACCTCACCCTCGAGGAGGCGGCGATGCTGGCCGCCGTCATCCGCTCGCCGAACCGGTACTCCCCGTTCCGCGCCCCGGCGGCCGCGAAGGAGCGCCGCGACACGGTGCTCGCGAGGATGCGCCAACTGGGGATGATCGGGGAGGAGGAGCACCGCCGGGCCTCCCGTACGCCGGTTCGCACCCGGGCCCGGCGCTTCCCGGCGAACATGGCCGCGTACTTCGCCGACTACATCCAGAGAGTCACCGAGGACGACCTGGGAGGCGAGAAGCTCTTCCGCACCGGCTACCGCTTCTACACCACCCTCGACCCGGTGCAGCAGGCCGCGGCGGAGGAGGCGGTGACGAAGGGGCTCGCGGAGGTCGGAAAAGCGGCACTGCCCGCCGGCGAGCCGCTGCAGGCGGCGCTCGTCGCGGTGGACCCGGCGACGGGAGAGATGACCGCGATGGTCGGGGGACGCGGCTACGGGGAGACCCAGTTCAACCGGGCGACGGATGCGAGGCGGCAGCCGGGGAGCGCCTTCAAGCCGTTCGTCCTGCTCGCGGCGATGGAGCGGACGGCGCGGGGGAAGGGGAAGACGACGCTCTCCACGATCGTCTCCGGCGAGCCCGTGACGGTGCCGGGGCCGAAGGAACCGTGGACCCCGTCGAACTTCGAGGGGAAGCGCTACGGGGAGATCACGGTGCGGAGGGCGATCGAAGATTCGGTGAACACCGCCACCGTCCGGCTCGCGCTGGACGTCGGCCTGCCCGAGGTGGTGAAGACCGCACGCGCCGCGGGGATCGGATCCCCCCTCTCCCCCGTCCCCTCGGTGGCGTTGGGCAGCTTCGAGGTGACGCCGGTGGAGCTCGCGTACGCCTACGCGACGATCGCGTCCGGCGGGGTCCGCTACGATCCGTTCCCTCTTTTCTCCGCGACCACCGCCGACGGGGAGATCCTCACCTCGGCGAAGGTCCGCTGGGAGCGCACGATCGATCCGCGGGCGGCGTACCTCACCGGGTACGCGATGGAAGGGGTTCTCGACCGCGGCACGGCGAAAACGGCGAAGGGGATGGGGATCACCTTCCCGGCCTCGGGGAAGACCGGGACCACGGACGGGAACCGCGACTCCTGGTTCGTCGGCTTCACCCCCGACGTCGTCTGCGCGGTCTGGGTCGGGTACGACTCGGGCGCGGACACCGGGCTGCCGGGAGCGAAGGGAGCGCTTCGGATCTGGGCGCGCTTCCTGCGCGCCCTCTACCCGGGATCCGGACCCGTGACGCTGCGGCCCCCCGAGGGGATCGAGACGGCGGAGATCGACCCGGAGTCCGGGTTCCTCGCCACCACCGCGTGCCCGCAGACGCTGCGGGAGGCGTACCTTTCCGGGACGGCGCCGAAGGAACCGTGCCCCCTCCATCCGGTGAATCCCGTCGTGGACACCTTCCGCCGCGGGGTGCACGGTCTCGGTGACTTCTTCCGCAACCTGTTCAAGTAAATGGATCACGTGGTATAAAAACGTTTTCCACACACGATGGAGAAGAGCCGAATCATGGACTACAAGGAAACGCTCAATCTGCCGCAGACGGAATTCCCGATGCGCGCGAACCTCGCCCAGCGGGAACCCGCGACGCTCGCCCGGTGGGAAGGGATGGGCCTGCACCGCAGGATGGCGGAGAACCGGAAAGGGCGCCCCACCTTCGTCCTGCACGACGGCCCCCCGTACGCGAACGGGCACATCCACATCGGGCACGCGCTGAACAAGATCCTCAAGGACATGATCGTCAAATACCGGACGATGGCTGGGTCCCTCTCCGTCTATATCCCCGGCTGGGATTGCCACGGCCTGCCGATCGAGCACCAGGTGGACAAGACCCTAGGGGGCAAGAAGGCGTCGATCCCCACCGGGGACAAGCGCCGCCTCTGCCGTTCGTTCGCGGCGAAGTTCATCGACATCCAGCGGGAGGAGTTCAAGCGCCTCGGCGTGCTGGGCGACTGGGAGAACCCGTACCGGACGATGACGTTCGACTACGAGGCCGGCATCCTGCGGGAGTTCGGCCGGTTCGTGGAAAGCGGCGCGGTGTACCAGGGGACGAAACCGGTCTACTGGTGCCTCTCGTGCCGGACGGCGCTGGCCGAGGCCGAAGTCGAGTACGCGGACCACACCTCCCCCTCCATCCACGTCAAGTTCCCCTTCGCGGAGCCGCCGGAGAAGATCCACCCGGCGCTTTCGGGGAAGAAAGTCTTCTTCGTCATCTGGACGACCACCCCGTGGACGATCCCGGCCAACCTCGGGATCGCG
It includes:
- a CDS encoding PBP1A family penicillin-binding protein, whose amino-acid sequence is MGRGVSGDVWEVPSILYGRPTEVRTGDHLGNLRFTERLRRLSYKKVAGKPSAAGTWSEEPDRVRVYTRDYRVEETPHTDGPMEIGVRDGRVVSIVSSAGVSLDSIHLEPEEIGRILGPRMESRRIVPLSAIPTSLQQAVLAAEDARFYSHFGIDGVGVARALVKNLRERRFAQGGSTITQQLAKNFFLSPKKTIGRKLREAELALALELRYPKKTILEMYLNKIYFGQEGARGIYGIEEAAGFYFSKHAADLTLEEAAMLAAVIRSPNRYSPFRAPAAAKERRDTVLARMRQLGMIGEEEHRRASRTPVRTRARRFPANMAAYFADYIQRVTEDDLGGEKLFRTGYRFYTTLDPVQQAAAEEAVTKGLAEVGKAALPAGEPLQAALVAVDPATGEMTAMVGGRGYGETQFNRATDARRQPGSAFKPFVLLAAMERTARGKGKTTLSTIVSGEPVTVPGPKEPWTPSNFEGKRYGEITVRRAIEDSVNTATVRLALDVGLPEVVKTARAAGIGSPLSPVPSVALGSFEVTPVELAYAYATIASGGVRYDPFPLFSATTADGEILTSAKVRWERTIDPRAAYLTGYAMEGVLDRGTAKTAKGMGITFPASGKTGTTDGNRDSWFVGFTPDVVCAVWVGYDSGADTGLPGAKGALRIWARFLRALYPGSGPVTLRPPEGIETAEIDPESGFLATTACPQTLREAYLSGTAPKEPCPLHPVNPVVDTFRRGVHGLGDFFRNLFK